In Candidatus Accumulibacter cognatus, the genomic window TCCGGCCCAATGCCTTCCAGGGCATGCCGATACGCAAGGACAGACAGGCGGTCAAGCGGCTTCTGCTCGAGTTTGCTGATGAGCTCCCCCATCCTGACCAGGAATTCACACCAAGGCGTCACGACATGGGGCGTCGGCCTGTTTGTCGCCGGCGTCGTCTGGCTGGCAATCTATCGCCACCTGACCGAGTTTGCCGATGCCGTGATTGCCGCCCTGGGCCTCGCTCACGGCACGCATCTGGGCGAGGCGGTGTATTTCTTCTTTTACGATACGCCGAAGGTATTGCTGCTGCTTACCGGCATCGTCTTTCTGATGGGCGTGATCCAGACCTTCTTCTCGCCTGAACGTACCCGGGCGCTGCTCTCGGGCAAACGGGTCGGTGTCGGCAACGTCCTGGCGGCGACCCTCGGCATCGTCACGCCGTTCTGTTCGTGCTCGGCGGTGCCACTCTTCATCGGTTTCCTCTCGGCCGGCGTACCGCTCGGCGTGACCTTTTCCTTCCTGATTTCGGCGCCGATGGTCAATGAGGTGGCGCTGGCACTGCTGTTCGGCCTGTTCGGCTGGCAAGTCGCCGCGCTGTATCTGGGCCTGGGTTTGCTGGTGGCCATTGTGG contains:
- a CDS encoding permease → MSSPILTRNSHQGVTTWGVGLFVAGVVWLAIYRHLTEFADAVIAALGLAHGTHLGEAVYFFFYDTPKVLLLLTGIVFLMGVIQTFFSPERTRALLSGKRVGVGNVLAATLGIVTPFCSCSAVPLFIGFLSAGVPLGVTFSFLISAPMVNEVALALLFGLFGWQVAALYLGLGLLVAIVAGLVIGKLKMEPYLEDWVQGILAGTAPELAGESFTWVGRFRAGWSHVKEIVGKVWPYILAGIAIGAAIHGYVPEDFMASLMGKEAPWWSLPAAVALGVPMYANAAGMIPIVEALIGKGAALGTVLAFMMSVIALSLPEMIILRKVLRMRLIVTFAGVVAGGILLVGYVFNLVL